The following are encoded in a window of Picosynechococcus sp. PCC 7002 genomic DNA:
- a CDS encoding ABC transporter substrate-binding protein, whose protein sequence is MQHALGETCVPLEPQRIVTLGGTTLESALAMDIQPLAAQTDVLLHLETQLADIEILGWPLNLEKIVALKPDLIIGLADGQEQTTYDLLSQIAPTVLANNQNSGHWQEIVRFIG, encoded by the coding sequence ATGCAACACGCCCTGGGAGAAACCTGCGTTCCCCTAGAGCCTCAGCGGATTGTAACCTTAGGAGGAACAACCCTAGAATCTGCCTTGGCCATGGACATCCAGCCCCTAGCTGCCCAAACGGATGTCCTACTACACCTAGAAACACAGCTAGCAGACATCGAAATTCTCGGTTGGCCCCTCAACTTAGAAAAGATTGTCGCCCTGAAGCCTGATCTGATTATCGGGTTGGCCGATGGCCAAGAACAAACGACCTATGACTTACTGAGCCAAATTGCCCCCACGGTTCTCGCCAACAATCAAAATAGTGGCCATTGGCAAGAAATTGTTCGGTTTATTGGGTGA
- a CDS encoding FecCD family ABC transporter permease yields MSKTPLTFRPNFLPFSLQLDRRVPLAIAFLFISTLAAMIISLGVGEFFIPPLEILQTLLGFNGDSDASFVLLTLRLPRILVAWLVGVGLAIAGTIIQSLTRNPLAEPGIIGINSGAALAAVSLIVIFPGVSVAVLPLAAFGGALAVTVLIYLIAWQGGSSPLRLILVGIGFNLIAAALTNLLVTFGNINQVSQALVWLAGSVYGRSWEQAIALVPWIVIGSSVAWLMSKELNGFHLGDDLAQGLGVSIEVRRGLLILVSTALAGASVATAGAIGFVGLVAPHIARQWVGNVHQGLLPTAALMGGCLVVVADLIGRVLFAPLELPCGIITAILGAPYFLYLLIKQR; encoded by the coding sequence ATGAGCAAAACCCCCCTAACTTTTCGGCCTAATTTCTTACCCTTTTCGTTGCAGTTAGACCGACGGGTGCCCTTGGCGATCGCCTTTTTATTCATAAGTACCCTCGCGGCGATGATCATCAGCTTGGGCGTGGGGGAATTTTTTATTCCGCCCCTTGAAATTCTCCAAACATTACTGGGTTTTAACGGCGATAGTGATGCCAGCTTTGTCTTGTTGACCCTGCGTTTGCCCCGAATTTTAGTGGCCTGGCTGGTGGGAGTGGGCTTGGCGATCGCCGGGACAATTATCCAGAGCTTAACCCGCAATCCCTTAGCGGAACCGGGCATTATCGGCATCAATAGCGGTGCAGCCTTGGCAGCGGTGAGTTTAATTGTGATCTTTCCGGGCGTGTCTGTGGCGGTATTACCCCTCGCGGCCTTTGGTGGTGCCCTGGCGGTGACGGTGTTGATTTATCTGATCGCTTGGCAGGGAGGCAGTTCACCCTTGCGACTCATTTTGGTGGGCATTGGTTTCAATTTGATTGCGGCGGCCCTGACCAATTTACTCGTCACCTTCGGCAACATCAATCAAGTTTCCCAGGCGTTGGTGTGGCTGGCGGGCAGTGTCTATGGGCGCAGTTGGGAGCAGGCGATCGCCCTCGTGCCGTGGATCGTGATTGGCAGTAGTGTGGCTTGGCTCATGAGTAAAGAATTAAACGGCTTTCATCTCGGTGATGACCTCGCCCAAGGTTTAGGGGTTTCCATCGAGGTGCGACGGGGATTATTAATCTTGGTCAGTACGGCCTTGGCTGGGGCATCGGTGGCAACGGCGGGGGCCATTGGGTTTGTCGGTTTAGTTGCGCCCCACATTGCGCGCCAGTGGGTCGGCAATGTTCACCAAGGATTATTGCCGACTGCGGCTTTGATGGGCGGCTGCTTGGTGGTGGTGGCGGACTTGATTGGTCGCGTTTTATTTGCGCCCTTGGAATTGCCCTGTGGCATTATTACCGCGATCCTTGGTGCCCCCTATTTTCTCTATTTATTGATCAAACAACGTTAA
- a CDS encoding TonB-dependent receptor: MHLIKTAFFARLINEYDNLAPAYDLDNLGLFGQLQWDVTDKFLLSGGIRYDRFGFSVDDYVTFYDDDFNRFFDPGFDEAEATIEGGERTFDSTVFNVGTVYQMTPELSAFANFSQGFSVPRFLSFLGFPPTPSTFTIDGSIDDLQPQKVNQYELGFRGRWDTVQFSLAGFYNTSDLGARLVENDRGILTLQRAPERIYGVEASVDWQPSDRWQLGAVVGWNEGESDPNDDGDFQALNSFSIQPLKLTAYVQHETLPGWNNRLQLLYVGDRDRASETLDDRGRPVDPKAIEGYVVVDYISSVSLGGGTLQIGVQNLFDHQYSSVYSQALRASNLAESGRTLTASYRLSW; the protein is encoded by the coding sequence TTGCATTTGATCAAGACGGCATTTTTCGCACGATTAATTAATGAATATGACAACCTCGCTCCGGCCTACGATCTTGATAACTTAGGTCTGTTTGGACAGTTGCAATGGGATGTCACCGATAAATTTTTGTTGAGTGGTGGGATACGCTATGACCGTTTTGGGTTCAGCGTTGATGACTATGTAACCTTCTATGATGATGATTTTAATCGCTTTTTTGATCCGGGCTTTGATGAGGCTGAAGCGACTATCGAGGGAGGAGAGCGCACCTTTGATTCAACGGTTTTCAATGTTGGGACTGTATATCAAATGACGCCTGAGTTGAGTGCCTTTGCCAACTTTTCCCAAGGTTTTTCTGTGCCTCGCTTTTTAAGTTTTTTGGGCTTTCCGCCTACGCCTTCTACTTTTACTATTGATGGCTCTATCGATGATCTACAACCCCAGAAAGTTAATCAGTATGAACTGGGCTTTCGTGGTCGTTGGGATACGGTGCAGTTTTCTCTCGCTGGTTTTTACAATACTTCGGATTTGGGTGCCAGATTAGTGGAAAACGACCGAGGTATTCTCACGCTACAACGGGCTCCAGAGAGAATCTACGGAGTAGAAGCGAGTGTAGACTGGCAACCGAGCGATCGCTGGCAACTTGGGGCCGTCGTTGGTTGGAACGAGGGGGAATCTGACCCCAATGACGATGGTGATTTCCAAGCTCTCAATAGTTTCAGCATTCAACCACTCAAACTAACCGCCTATGTGCAACATGAAACTTTGCCAGGCTGGAATAATCGTCTGCAACTGTTATATGTCGGTGATCGCGATCGCGCCTCTGAAACCCTTGATGATCGTGGTAGACCGGTCGATCCTAAGGCAATTGAAGGTTATGTTGTCGTGGACTATATCAGCAGTGTGAGTCTCGGCGGCGGCACCCTACAAATCGGTGTCCAAAATCTATTTGATCATCAATATTCTTCTGTCTACTCACAGGCTCTAAGAGCATCTAACTTAGCTGAATCCGGGAGAACTCTCACGGCAAGTTATCGCCTGAGTTGGTAA
- a CDS encoding FecCD family ABC transporter permease, which produces MGGLLISFALLLVSFLASLNFGAADISVAEIYGSIFQFDGSTEQLVIRTVRLPRSLIALVVGSALAVAGSLMQGITGNPLASPAILGVNAGAAFAVVLATLIGGGNSLNLYAGFALLGAGLTAVLVYGFASLGRGGASPLNLTLVGASFTAFLASMTSGILIVSQQTLDQIRFWLAGSVAGRDLDLLLQVLPYLIIGLLLSLSLGKQITLLSLGQDMAQGLGQNTLIIKILAAVCVLLLAGGSVAIAGPIGFVGLIVPHMTRFLVGTEYRWILPYAAAMGGILLLWADILARLLIQPQELPVGLVMPLIGAPFFIYLIRAKVKR; this is translated from the coding sequence ATGGGAGGTTTATTGATCAGCTTTGCCTTACTTCTGGTGAGTTTTTTGGCTAGTCTGAATTTTGGGGCGGCTGATATTTCTGTGGCAGAAATTTATGGGTCAATTTTTCAATTTGATGGGTCTACGGAACAGCTTGTAATTCGGACAGTTCGTTTACCGCGATCGCTCATTGCCTTGGTGGTCGGTTCAGCTTTGGCCGTTGCAGGGAGTCTGATGCAGGGGATTACCGGAAATCCTTTAGCTTCGCCGGCGATTTTGGGGGTAAATGCGGGGGCGGCCTTTGCGGTGGTGTTAGCGACATTAATTGGTGGCGGCAATTCTCTGAATCTTTATGCGGGTTTTGCTTTATTAGGTGCGGGTTTAACGGCGGTTTTAGTCTATGGCTTTGCGTCCCTGGGTCGGGGTGGGGCTTCGCCGCTCAATTTGACCTTGGTGGGAGCCTCTTTTACCGCTTTTCTCGCGTCCATGACCAGCGGCATTTTAATCGTCAGTCAACAAACTTTGGATCAAATTCGCTTTTGGTTGGCTGGTTCGGTGGCGGGTCGTGATCTTGATTTACTCCTCCAAGTTTTGCCCTATTTAATTATTGGTTTATTGCTTTCTTTGAGCCTTGGTAAACAAATTACCCTGCTCAGTTTGGGGCAGGATATGGCCCAGGGATTGGGACAAAATACCCTCATTATTAAGATCTTGGCGGCGGTTTGTGTGCTGCTGTTGGCTGGGGGGAGTGTGGCGATCGCCGGGCCGATTGGCTTTGTGGGACTGATTGTGCCGCACATGACCCGATTTTTGGTGGGGACGGAATACCGCTGGATCTTGCCCTACGCAGCGGCAATGGGCGGAATTTTGCTGCTGTGGGCGGATATTCTGGCGCGGTTGCTCATTCAGCCCCAGGAGTTACCCGTTGGTTTGGTGATGCCTCTCATTGGTGCGCCATTCTTTATTTATCTGATTCGCGCCAAGGTGAAACGATGA
- a CDS encoding AMIN domain-containing protein: protein MKRTLLSHMLVAGIAPVVATAPVFAQVNTVIDIRVLTTDFGLEVILDTSDNVPLEAAIVKEGNSIIATIPNAQLSRSTFREVDPILGITEITALNLDPNTLQVTITGDTNAPQAEIVQSPQGLSLNVVTAMAETEDLEVIELVVTATRTEEDPLDIPRSITVINRQQIEAQSAVSNNTADIISRFVPGLGAPNLSNRANAQTLRGRDFSVLIDGIPQRSNRSPNIQLEYIDPDQIERIEVVSGPTAIYGAEALGG from the coding sequence ATGAAAAGAACTTTACTGAGCCATATGCTTGTGGCTGGAATCGCTCCAGTCGTTGCCACTGCACCTGTTTTTGCCCAGGTGAACACCGTCATTGATATTCGAGTTTTGACAACGGATTTCGGACTAGAAGTTATTTTAGATACTTCAGATAATGTCCCCTTAGAAGCTGCCATTGTAAAAGAAGGCAATAGTATTATTGCGACTATTCCCAATGCTCAATTATCGAGAAGTACATTTCGTGAAGTTGATCCTATTCTGGGAATAACGGAAATAACAGCTCTCAATCTCGATCCCAACACCCTTCAAGTAACGATTACCGGAGACACAAACGCGCCTCAAGCCGAGATTGTCCAAAGTCCCCAAGGGTTAAGCCTCAATGTGGTGACTGCCATGGCAGAAACTGAAGACTTAGAGGTCATTGAGTTAGTGGTCACTGCCACCCGGACAGAGGAAGACCCCCTTGATATTCCCCGCTCAATTACGGTTATTAATCGCCAACAGATCGAAGCACAAAGTGCTGTGAGTAACAACACTGCTGATATTATCTCTCGCTTCGTGCCTGGCCTGGGCGCTCCTAACCTATCAAATCGTGCCAACGCACAAACCCTACGAGGCCGGGATTTTTCTGTTTTAATTGACGGCATTCCCCAACGCTCCAATCGTAGCCCGAATATTCAATTGGAGTATATTGACCCCGATCAGATCGAACGCATTGAGGTGGTCAGTGGCCCCACAGCCATTTATGGTGCAGAAGCCCTAGGGGGGTGA
- a CDS encoding ABC transporter substrate-binding protein, whose protein sequence is MAIGKKLFGLLGEVFQEPEMANRVITDYQGQITNLKQQLGKQRSEIEVSVIRLYPDKISVYLKDSFIGQILADIGLGRPAAQNLDQNQALAIVGNPIQMSLSQERLQDADGDIIFVVVYDYQPRIEKESQAQLKKLADTPLWSRLGAVKQDQVYLVGGHWLVSGPLAAQAVIDDLLSLEFLEN, encoded by the coding sequence GTGGCCATTGGCAAGAAATTGTTCGGTTTATTGGGTGAGGTCTTCCAGGAACCCGAAATGGCGAACCGGGTCATCACAGATTATCAAGGGCAGATTACCAATCTAAAACAACAACTAGGTAAGCAACGTTCAGAAATAGAAGTATCAGTAATCCGTCTCTATCCAGACAAAATTAGCGTTTATCTCAAAGATTCGTTTATTGGCCAAATTTTGGCAGATATTGGTTTGGGGCGACCTGCAGCCCAAAATTTAGATCAAAACCAAGCCTTAGCCATCGTAGGAAACCCAATTCAGATGTCTCTTAGTCAAGAACGCTTACAAGATGCCGATGGGGATATTATTTTTGTCGTAGTTTATGATTACCAGCCTCGCATTGAAAAAGAGTCCCAAGCGCAGCTCAAAAAATTAGCAGATACTCCACTCTGGTCTCGTTTAGGAGCAGTCAAACAAGATCAAGTCTATCTGGTAGGCGGTCATTGGCTTGTTAGTGGCCCCCTTGCTGCCCAGGCAGTCATTGATGACTTATTATCTTTGGAATTTCTTGAAAACTAA
- a CDS encoding AraC family transcriptional regulator produces the protein MAIVISLDQYWELMQEAAVLQHSINSNFEKSWQYSFQLGHGIEKEIWINPHISLSITNYRSKNALVLKLPERKHCLEFCFYLQGSCQISSLGEIKAGESFVFSGGIAPQDCLQHPEREKRLIISIHMGVDYFNRLISPFLSTKNSIAYRLSSPTEDWVYRKSLPINPIIQLVLQQILNCQYQGVTKQLYLEGKILELISLQIDQLDQTHRKSSPKLPNKDIDCIYEASEILLQRLSTPPSLTELAKLVGINDRKLKQGFREVFGTTVFGYLRDRRLEQAQELLLSGQMQVKDAAKTVGYASPTSFNTAFRKKFGIAPSLYCTQKQI, from the coding sequence ATGGCTATTGTTATTTCACTAGATCAATATTGGGAATTAATGCAAGAAGCAGCAGTCCTGCAGCATTCAATTAATAGTAACTTTGAAAAAAGCTGGCAATATAGTTTTCAATTGGGTCATGGCATCGAGAAAGAAATTTGGATTAATCCCCACATTTCCCTCTCAATTACGAACTACCGTTCCAAAAATGCTCTGGTACTCAAATTGCCAGAACGAAAGCATTGTTTAGAATTTTGTTTTTATCTGCAAGGTAGTTGTCAAATTTCATCATTAGGCGAAATCAAGGCAGGAGAAAGTTTTGTCTTTAGCGGTGGAATTGCTCCCCAAGACTGCCTGCAACATCCAGAACGGGAGAAACGATTAATCATTAGCATTCATATGGGCGTGGATTATTTTAATCGATTAATCTCTCCTTTTTTGTCAACCAAAAATTCAATTGCATACCGACTAAGCTCACCCACAGAAGATTGGGTTTACCGAAAATCTTTGCCTATTAATCCAATCATTCAACTGGTGCTTCAGCAAATTCTTAACTGTCAATATCAAGGCGTAACAAAACAACTCTATTTAGAAGGGAAAATTTTAGAATTAATTTCGCTGCAAATTGATCAACTTGATCAAACCCATAGAAAATCTTCTCCCAAGTTACCCAATAAGGACATTGACTGTATTTATGAAGCGAGTGAAATTCTCCTGCAACGATTATCGACGCCCCCTTCCCTGACAGAGCTCGCAAAATTAGTCGGCATCAATGACCGCAAACTGAAGCAAGGCTTTCGCGAAGTCTTTGGCACTACAGTATTTGGATATTTGCGCGATCGCCGTCTTGAGCAAGCACAAGAATTACTTTTGAGCGGACAAATGCAAGTTAAAGACGCCGCAAAGACCGTGGGTTATGCCAGTCCTACTTCCTTTAATACCGCTTTCCGCAAAAAATTTGGAATTGCACCAAGCTTATACTGCACCCAAAAACAAATTTAG
- a CDS encoding energy transducer TonB: MSMSDLCQQERQNEQEVLKKWLACGLTGSVVLHAGALLGLRWLPPVETVSTEQPPLEFIVTETPPVEEPEVTEETPPEPLDTLPTSAATPSVPAPSAVTNSPVPIPQPTVTAAAPTVRPQEAPPEPQVQETTSEPEPQESASEPESQVSENAPAPLSPENSNPLRGQLQAAASGAERNATTKPGSTATGANRSKPTSPGVSSAPLSAANNAGLRGSLQNENRQGNPNTNSSGRPGNQTAAQRSAPTRPSNNPPAAPVASGAGCSAPSQPQFPASLASRGIEARPVVEVITSTNGSVAQARILRSSNYSALDQAALSAARGIRCPSGEQRRVRLAINFAQPGTDFEREAKQRQTEAEEQRQAELERQRQAEAERQRQAELARQQQEQQENQAQEQQAAQEQQAEAEQQRQEQNQAAQEQQRQAEAEQQRQAEAERQQQAEAERQRQAEAERQRQAELERQRQAEQERQRQAELERQRQAEAERQRQVELERQRQQQQQQQQQQAVPTSETGG; encoded by the coding sequence ATGAGTATGTCTGACCTTTGTCAGCAAGAGCGGCAAAATGAACAAGAAGTCCTGAAAAAATGGTTGGCCTGCGGGTTGACAGGCTCTGTTGTCCTCCACGCAGGGGCTTTGTTAGGGTTGCGCTGGTTACCCCCGGTAGAAACGGTCTCTACGGAACAACCGCCCTTAGAATTTATCGTCACTGAAACGCCGCCTGTTGAAGAGCCGGAAGTCACGGAAGAAACACCTCCAGAACCCCTGGACACTCTGCCAACATCTGCGGCAACTCCGAGTGTGCCTGCTCCAAGTGCAGTGACCAATAGCCCTGTGCCAATCCCCCAGCCAACGGTAACGGCTGCGGCTCCTACAGTTCGCCCCCAGGAAGCACCGCCAGAACCCCAAGTTCAGGAAACGACCTCTGAGCCAGAACCCCAGGAATCTGCGTCCGAACCGGAATCTCAGGTGTCCGAGAATGCCCCTGCTCCCCTATCGCCTGAAAATTCAAACCCATTGCGGGGTCAACTACAGGCCGCCGCATCAGGAGCCGAGCGCAATGCCACCACAAAGCCTGGGAGCACGGCAACCGGAGCGAACCGTTCTAAGCCAACAAGTCCTGGTGTTTCCTCCGCCCCCCTTAGTGCAGCCAATAATGCAGGTCTCCGTGGCAGCCTGCAGAACGAAAATCGCCAAGGTAATCCCAACACAAACAGTAGCGGTAGGCCCGGCAATCAAACAGCAGCTCAACGGTCTGCTCCAACTCGCCCAAGCAATAATCCTCCTGCGGCCCCTGTCGCATCTGGAGCCGGTTGTTCTGCCCCCAGCCAACCGCAGTTTCCTGCTTCCCTTGCCTCTAGGGGAATTGAGGCAAGACCTGTGGTTGAGGTGATTACAAGTACAAATGGCAGTGTGGCCCAAGCAAGAATCCTGCGCTCTAGTAATTACTCAGCCCTTGATCAGGCGGCCCTCTCCGCTGCCCGGGGCATTCGTTGTCCCAGTGGTGAACAGCGGCGGGTACGTTTAGCGATTAACTTTGCGCAACCGGGCACTGACTTTGAACGGGAGGCTAAACAGCGCCAAACGGAAGCAGAGGAGCAACGCCAAGCTGAACTGGAACGGCAGCGACAAGCCGAGGCCGAACGTCAACGCCAGGCGGAATTAGCGCGCCAACAACAAGAACAACAGGAAAATCAAGCCCAAGAACAGCAAGCCGCTCAAGAACAACAGGCCGAAGCTGAACAACAACGTCAAGAACAGAATCAAGCAGCCCAAGAACAACAACGCCAGGCGGAAGCCGAGCAACAAAGACAGGCCGAGGCCGAACGACAGCAACAAGCAGAAGCGGAAAGGCAGAGACAGGCGGAAGCTGAGCGCCAACGTCAGGCAGAATTGGAGCGTCAAAGACAAGCTGAACAGGAAAGACAACGCCAGGCTGAGCTTGAGCGTCAGAGACAGGCGGAAGCTGAACGTCAACGCCAAGTCGAACTAGAACGGCAGCGTCAACAGCAACAACAGCAACAACAGCAACAGGCGGTACCCACATCGGAAACGGGTGGTTAG
- a CDS encoding MORN repeat-containing protein, whose product MVIYKTFFSLGLAALGTLFTGAIASAVTISLPNGGQCEGELVEGQLQGQVTCEYGNGDRYEGEFEAGQPHGQGTFTTTDGGSYTGEFVAGVPSGEGTFTYQNGDRCTGTVVEGNLTGPGSCEYSNGDRYEGELKNDLPDGEGTFTFSDGSQYTGAVALGAITGQGVYTLANGNEYAGEFVGGNFVGQGTFTYQNGDRCEGEFADNLLNGQGVCEYADGDRYEGNFQNDLYQGAGVYIFSDGTRIEGTWDEGELVE is encoded by the coding sequence ATGGTCATTTACAAGACATTTTTTTCTTTGGGTTTAGCAGCTTTAGGCACTCTCTTTACAGGGGCGATCGCCAGTGCAGTGACTATCTCTTTACCGAATGGGGGCCAATGCGAGGGGGAACTGGTGGAAGGTCAACTTCAGGGCCAGGTCACTTGTGAATATGGCAACGGCGATCGCTACGAAGGCGAATTTGAAGCAGGACAACCCCACGGCCAAGGCACTTTTACCACTACCGATGGCGGCAGCTATACTGGCGAATTTGTTGCCGGGGTACCCAGCGGTGAGGGGACTTTCACCTACCAAAATGGCGATCGCTGTACGGGTACAGTTGTAGAGGGAAATCTCACGGGGCCTGGTTCCTGTGAATATAGCAATGGCGATCGCTATGAAGGCGAGCTAAAAAACGATCTCCCAGATGGGGAAGGAACATTTACCTTTAGTGATGGCAGCCAGTACACCGGAGCAGTGGCCCTCGGCGCAATTACCGGCCAAGGGGTTTATACCCTCGCCAATGGCAATGAATATGCTGGCGAATTTGTGGGTGGTAACTTTGTGGGCCAAGGCACTTTTACTTACCAAAATGGCGATCGCTGCGAAGGGGAGTTTGCCGATAATCTGCTCAACGGCCAAGGGGTCTGTGAATATGCCGATGGCGATCGCTACGAAGGCAATTTTCAAAATGATCTTTACCAAGGGGCCGGTGTTTACATCTTCAGCGATGGCACGCGCATTGAAGGCACCTGGGATGAAGGGGAATTAGTTGAATAA
- a CDS encoding ABC transporter substrate-binding protein, giving the protein MLRFFQLPYWLLSVCGFLIVILLGACAGEMPETPVATDCREVPHLMGSTTVCGTPQKVVVLGDHSLDLLLSLGRQPAGLGSVNAFAHLETFDNPEAQIPYLGQFVTTQPVNVGDSSQPSLEVLTRLKPDLIVGEGGRNQDNYKLLSQIAPTLLWDIRTKEGQWQKNIQALALALGSPEKETAAIARYDDLVAEARSDLSVAIEAAPKALLLGASRLNSGEIIAITPKSYLGELMESLGFQVIAPPTTLNYAPLSLEVLPTMDEADRIFVLGYDVGNNQDISTANTDELLAAQTAGIEKDWAENAIAQALPASQADQVYFATYWMWNGLNGPLGTELILEELRQFLLAQ; this is encoded by the coding sequence ATGCTGCGATTTTTTCAATTACCCTATTGGCTGCTGAGTGTGTGCGGCTTCTTAATTGTGATTTTGCTGGGGGCTTGTGCTGGCGAAATGCCGGAGACTCCCGTTGCTACCGATTGTCGGGAAGTACCCCATCTGATGGGCTCCACAACGGTCTGTGGTACACCGCAAAAAGTAGTGGTACTGGGGGACCATTCGCTCGATTTGTTGCTTTCCCTGGGACGTCAACCAGCGGGACTTGGGAGTGTCAATGCCTTTGCTCACCTAGAAACCTTTGATAACCCTGAGGCCCAGATCCCCTACCTTGGCCAATTTGTAACGACTCAGCCCGTTAATGTTGGTGATTCTAGTCAACCCTCCCTAGAAGTCTTGACCCGGTTAAAACCGGATCTCATCGTTGGCGAAGGGGGGCGTAATCAGGACAACTATAAACTGCTTTCCCAAATTGCGCCGACGTTGCTCTGGGATATTCGCACCAAGGAAGGACAGTGGCAAAAAAATATCCAAGCCTTGGCCTTAGCCCTTGGCAGTCCAGAAAAAGAGACAGCGGCGATCGCCCGTTATGATGACCTCGTTGCCGAAGCCCGTAGTGATCTAAGTGTCGCCATCGAAGCCGCACCCAAAGCCCTGCTCCTGGGTGCTAGTCGTCTTAACAGTGGTGAAATTATTGCGATTACTCCAAAAAGCTACCTTGGTGAATTGATGGAAAGTTTGGGCTTTCAAGTGATTGCGCCGCCTACGACCCTGAACTATGCACCTCTTTCCCTGGAAGTGTTACCGACAATGGATGAAGCAGACCGTATTTTTGTTTTGGGCTATGATGTGGGCAATAACCAAGATATCTCAACAGCCAATACCGATGAATTATTGGCGGCACAGACGGCAGGCATTGAGAAAGATTGGGCAGAGAATGCGATCGCCCAAGCCCTACCTGCCAGCCAAGCAGATCAAGTTTATTTCGCAACTTACTGGATGTGGAATGGTCTCAATGGACCCCTCGGCACAGAACTGATCCTAGAAGAGTTACGTCAATTTTTGTTGGCTCAGTAG